A genomic region of Plasmodium malariae genome assembly, chromosome: 14 contains the following coding sequences:
- the PSOP17 gene encoding secreted ookinete protein, putative, whose product MLFRVFKIWYLLLNFYYKTQIKCDIDNLSLPECDVAIDSAICISNGQKILLPEAKPYGISAHINFDSITAVDSTGNRNHALGNFFASTGFGSVGNSALFRKNYIYIPHSDEFFKSVDFTYTFFIYLLEDEISVKNNTDEKFCPIIHKGIIKDKIQESSPAIMINAKTGRIKIVLSTSSSTNSAGEEFLSNFKLKRHQWYHISVVRHINHVRLFVDGILDSSFLTEGITKTNDFPIYIGGAPYSVDSCDFPFLLDELKIYNLSIGIDHIQSEAALTLNGLEPSFIYFGCFHCDINSAILSCPNNYHLCNKIELYIGVYNVMRKFSLNINNIILPYSPENHIGIGVCCADI is encoded by the exons atgttatttcgtgtttttaaaatatggtatttattgttaaatttttattataaaacacAAATTAAATGTGACATTGATAATCTTAGTCTTCCCGAATGCGATGTGGCAATTGATTCAGCTATTTGCATTAGTAATGggcaaaaaatattattgccCGAAGCAAAGCCATACG GAATATCtgcacatataaattttgacAGCATAACAGCAGTTGATTCTACGGGTAATAGAAATCATGCACTTGGAAATTTTTTTGCATCCACCGGATTTGGAAGTGTTGGAAATTCTGCCTTGTTcagaaaaaattacatatatataccccATTCGGACGAATTTTTCAAAAGTGTAGATTTCACTTAcaccttttttatatatttgttggAAGACGAGATTTCTGT aaaaaataatacagaTGAAAAATTTTGCCCCATAATCCACAAG GGTATCATAAAAGACAAGATTCAGGAATCTTCCCCAGCCATAATGATAAACGCAAAA ACTGGAAGGATAAAAATCGTTTTAAGTACTTCGTCTAGTACGAATTCAG cTGGTGAAGAATTTCTGAgcaattttaaattaaagcGTCATCAATGGTATCACATTTCAG TTGTCAGACACATTAATCACGTAAGACTGTTTGTTGACGGAATTCTGGATTCAAGTTTTTTGACTGAAG GAATAACTAAAACTAATGACTttcctatatatatagggGGTGCACCTTACTCAGTAGATTCATGTGATTTCCCATTTTTGCTTGATGaactaaaaatttacaaCTTAAGCATAGGGATTGATCATATTCAGAGTGAAGCAGCATTAACCTTAAATGGATTAGAACcgtcttttatttattttggtTGTTTTCATTGTGATATTAATAGTGCTATTTTATCATGCCCtaataattatcatttatgtaataagattgaattatatataggtGTTTATAATGTTATGAggaaattttctttaaatataaataatatcattttacCGTATTCCCCCGAAAATCACATTGGAATAGGTGTATGTTGTGCTGATATATAA